A window from Chitinophaga filiformis encodes these proteins:
- the atpE gene encoding ATP synthase F0 subunit C, whose translation MAILTVLLQAAPEAAAAAAASAGLAKAGGAIGAGIAAIAAGIGVGNIGKSALESIARQPEAANDIRANMILAAALVEGVALFGVIAGLLAVVL comes from the coding sequence ATGGCAATTTTAACTGTTTTATTGCAGGCTGCTCCTGAAGCTGCTGCAGCTGCTGCTGCTTCAGCAGGTCTGGCTAAGGCTGGTGGTGCTATTGGTGCTGGTATCGCTGCTATCGCAGCTGGTATCGGTGTAGGTAACATCGGTAAAAGCGCGCTGGAATCCATCGCTCGTCAGCCAGAAGCTGCAAACGACATCCGTGCAAACATGATCCTGGCTGCGGCGCTGGTAGAGGGTGTTGCCCTGTTCGGCGTTATCGCTGGTCTGTTGGCAGTAGTGCTGTAA
- a CDS encoding DUF3857 domain-containing protein: MSCSKKSIIVCALLSLFSFVTFAGDYDKGWDALNKNDKPHAIEYFRKALKSDPARKSNAMAALILLEAYEMNSVGFLDRYPNPLDVFTDINPYVYALWFNDAILGDYGVKTGKQRANLERVLADPRFHGSLKAAANYFKGFHYFSGQMMDSAALAFPKIGALERWQFIGAFDNISGSGFNKEYGPVKEPAAGKGFSSYNNTTIDWFKPLLITQQGWVFVGSLFPANTAVGYAQTFVKADADMDAILCLGGRGSLKAWVNDKLLIAEEEERATELDQYNVRCHLNKGYNRILIQIGYTSDEMPNFIVRLADEKYEPLKGISISNDVQSYQPDKNTDAPKLLPHFAETYFKAQIAKYPQDPIYPILLSKVYTRNKERDKAKAAMYGLYKKYPDNALVLYQYMDCMSYQYDRTALAELTEKIKQMDPENYQVMQNNEDQLEKEKKYAEAMDMINQMDAKNGPKVWSVAKRLYLNAYLQRVDSMVYLLKEAYAKYPESPQFAAAMSQYHEHMLKDPVEGLKVLEKYLDKYYEYDMMKALAEAYFQQNDPVKGVATLKRIIASAPYDVNTYTPLVSHFFARQQYDSAIYYLEIERQISPYRHQALGDIASCYLQMGDKKKALEYYKQALQLYAGGYTYREKIRELENKPDVFSYFPQQDYYAEINKNLKAKKDTSKSYYYIFNEKKVVLYAEGASEQVNNIAVYINNKDGLERWKEVSIPYNSVYQDMTIIKAEVVKASGAKVPAETYDNEVVYTRLEPGDVVYLNYKVSNYGIGRLGREYWDKFYFSTFSPTLMARYSILVADQLPMYYELTNSQGLKPVESKHENFRMYTWEMRNIPAFKDEGYSPNVNDIGQVLHVSTVKSWDFIAEWYSDITRIQSKEDFDVNAAYKEVFPNGVAGLSDSEKALRIYNYIEQHISYSSVSFRQGAYVPQRASKTLNTRLGDCKDLSTLFVSFARKAGMDANLVLVSTRGNGQQGMRLPSMEFNHCIVRYKDGDSYRSLELTDNHLPFNAMPQSLVGAQILNIPYEHKPGEVIRLFEPAGHFDVTKTRKSRILVDNADLHINTILTANGEVASGLRSNYGDKAQDELKKDLQESVSGQFRNPVTLEKFAFSNLDNLKDTVIMDATYTVKNDVISVGDLNMVKPPLLDIVATADIFNNEPRQYPFEYWRYENVDHYNTEVEIELPAGKAFDQVPGNVQASFGDMKYELTYVKTAPNKLLIKRVFQTNIRDNIQPDAFPKMKDFFNLIVAAEQKYVSFK; the protein is encoded by the coding sequence ATGAGCTGCTCTAAAAAATCTATTATTGTCTGTGCACTACTGTCACTTTTTTCGTTTGTTACCTTTGCCGGGGACTATGACAAAGGCTGGGACGCACTCAATAAAAACGACAAACCTCATGCAATTGAGTATTTCAGGAAAGCGCTGAAAAGCGATCCTGCACGTAAGAGTAATGCCATGGCGGCATTGATCCTGTTGGAGGCCTACGAAATGAACAGCGTTGGTTTCCTTGACAGATATCCCAATCCACTGGATGTTTTTACCGACATTAATCCCTATGTATATGCCCTGTGGTTCAACGATGCCATTCTGGGAGACTATGGCGTAAAAACAGGTAAACAGCGGGCAAACCTGGAAAGGGTCCTGGCGGATCCCCGTTTTCATGGATCTCTGAAAGCGGCTGCCAACTATTTTAAAGGATTTCATTATTTCAGCGGGCAAATGATGGATAGCGCCGCACTGGCCTTTCCGAAGATAGGAGCCCTGGAACGCTGGCAGTTTATCGGCGCTTTCGATAACATCAGCGGCAGTGGCTTCAACAAAGAATATGGTCCTGTAAAAGAGCCTGCCGCGGGCAAAGGGTTCTCTTCCTACAACAATACTACTATCGACTGGTTTAAACCTTTACTGATAACCCAGCAGGGCTGGGTATTTGTAGGATCTTTGTTCCCCGCCAATACAGCGGTGGGATATGCGCAAACCTTCGTGAAAGCGGATGCCGACATGGATGCAATACTGTGTCTGGGAGGCAGAGGTTCATTGAAGGCCTGGGTAAATGACAAGCTGCTGATCGCTGAAGAAGAGGAACGCGCAACGGAACTGGACCAGTACAATGTGCGGTGCCATCTTAATAAAGGATACAACCGTATCCTGATTCAGATAGGGTATACCAGCGATGAGATGCCGAACTTTATTGTCCGCCTGGCAGATGAAAAGTATGAACCATTGAAAGGTATCAGTATCAGCAATGACGTACAATCATATCAGCCTGATAAGAATACAGATGCACCTAAATTGTTGCCTCATTTTGCAGAAACATATTTCAAGGCGCAGATAGCAAAATATCCGCAGGATCCCATTTATCCTATTCTGTTGTCCAAGGTATATACACGCAATAAAGAGCGTGATAAGGCCAAGGCGGCTATGTACGGGTTGTATAAAAAGTACCCGGACAACGCCCTGGTGCTTTATCAGTACATGGACTGCATGTCTTACCAGTACGACAGAACTGCCCTGGCTGAGCTGACAGAGAAGATCAAACAGATGGATCCTGAGAACTACCAGGTAATGCAGAATAATGAAGATCAGCTGGAGAAAGAGAAGAAGTATGCAGAGGCAATGGATATGATCAACCAGATGGACGCGAAAAATGGTCCGAAGGTTTGGTCTGTTGCGAAACGCTTATATCTGAATGCATACCTGCAACGGGTGGATAGTATGGTGTACCTGCTGAAAGAAGCCTATGCGAAATATCCGGAAAGTCCCCAGTTTGCCGCCGCTATGTCCCAGTATCATGAACATATGCTGAAAGACCCGGTGGAGGGACTGAAAGTACTGGAAAAATACCTGGACAAGTATTATGAATATGATATGATGAAGGCGCTGGCAGAAGCCTATTTTCAGCAGAATGATCCGGTAAAGGGCGTGGCTACGTTGAAACGGATCATCGCTTCTGCGCCTTACGATGTCAATACCTACACACCATTAGTGTCGCATTTCTTTGCCCGCCAGCAATATGATTCTGCAATATACTACCTGGAAATAGAACGCCAGATCAGCCCCTACCGGCACCAGGCCCTGGGTGATATTGCAAGCTGTTACCTGCAGATGGGCGATAAGAAAAAGGCGCTGGAATACTATAAGCAGGCATTGCAACTGTATGCCGGTGGATACACTTACAGGGAAAAGATCCGGGAGCTGGAAAACAAACCGGATGTATTTAGCTATTTTCCGCAACAGGATTATTATGCGGAGATCAATAAAAATCTGAAAGCAAAGAAAGATACCTCCAAGAGCTATTATTACATTTTTAATGAGAAGAAAGTGGTGTTGTATGCGGAAGGAGCCAGTGAGCAGGTAAACAATATTGCTGTTTACATCAACAACAAAGATGGCCTTGAACGCTGGAAGGAAGTGAGTATTCCGTACAACAGCGTATACCAGGATATGACCATCATCAAAGCGGAAGTGGTGAAGGCAAGTGGTGCAAAAGTGCCTGCGGAAACATACGATAATGAGGTGGTGTATACGCGCCTGGAACCGGGAGATGTTGTGTATCTGAACTACAAGGTGAGCAACTATGGTATTGGCCGGCTGGGACGTGAATACTGGGACAAGTTTTACTTTTCTACTTTCAGTCCCACACTTATGGCCAGGTACAGCATATTAGTGGCAGACCAGTTGCCGATGTACTACGAGCTGACAAACAGCCAGGGCCTGAAACCGGTTGAAAGCAAGCATGAGAATTTCCGCATGTATACATGGGAGATGCGTAACATACCTGCCTTTAAAGATGAAGGGTATAGTCCCAACGTCAATGACATAGGTCAGGTGTTACATGTGTCCACTGTGAAGTCCTGGGACTTTATTGCGGAATGGTATAGTGACATTACCCGTATCCAGTCAAAAGAGGACTTTGATGTCAATGCCGCTTATAAGGAAGTGTTCCCGAACGGGGTAGCCGGTTTAAGCGACAGTGAGAAGGCACTGCGTATTTACAATTACATCGAGCAGCACATCAGCTACAGTTCGGTTTCTTTCAGGCAGGGGGCATATGTACCGCAACGTGCCTCCAAGACGCTGAATACCCGCCTGGGAGACTGCAAGGACCTCTCCACACTGTTTGTATCTTTTGCCCGTAAGGCCGGTATGGACGCTAACCTGGTGCTGGTGAGCACCCGTGGTAATGGTCAGCAGGGTATGCGCTTGCCATCCATGGAGTTCAACCACTGTATAGTGCGCTATAAGGACGGCGATAGCTACCGTAGCCTGGAACTGACTGATAATCACCTGCCGTTCAACGCAATGCCACAGAGCCTGGTAGGAGCACAGATCTTGAATATTCCTTATGAACATAAGCCAGGGGAAGTGATCCGCTTATTTGAACCGGCCGGTCACTTTGACGTTACAAAAACCAGGAAGAGCCGTATCCTGGTGGACAATGCCGATCTGCACATCAATACTATCCTGACAGCCAATGGGGAAGTGGCCTCAGGTTTGAGGAGCAATTATGGCGACAAGGCGCAGGATGAACTGAAGAAGGACCTGCAGGAGTCTGTATCCGGACAGTTCAGGAACCCGGTTACCCTTGAGAAGTTCGCTTTCAGCAACCTGGACAACCTGAAGGACACGGTGATCATGGATGCGACCTATACAGTAAAGAATGATGTGATCAGTGTGGGAGATCTCAATATGGTGAAGCCGCCATTACTTGATATAGTAGCGACTGCCGACATTTTTAACAATGAGCCCCGTCAATATCCGTTTGAGTACTGGAGATATGAGAATGTGGACCATTATAACACGGAAGTGGAGATCGAGTTGCCGGCAGGGAAAGCGTTTGACCAGGTGCCTGGTAATGTTCAGGCCAGCTTCGGAGATATGAAATATGAGCTTACTTATGTGAAAACGGCGCCTAATAAGCTGTTAATCAAGCGTGTATTTCAAACAAATATCCGTGACAACATACAACCGGATGCCTTCCCGAAGATGAAGGATTTCTTTAATCTGATTGTAGCAGCTGAGCAGAAATATGTTTCATTTAAGTAA
- the atpH gene encoding ATP synthase F1 subunit delta, whose product MQNPRLASRYAKSLVDLASEKGQLEAVHADMLFMQQLSKTNPDVVALLRSPIVKPDKKQQILAAIFEGRTNAITAAFVKLLVAKGREGNLPEIAQEFSRQYDVLKNISKVKITTAVPLDAAVLEMIKNKVQAGTDKQVKLETAVNADLIGGFVLETDNKLFDASVLRDLNDIKKQFAENIYVPAIK is encoded by the coding sequence ATGCAGAATCCCCGTTTAGCATCCCGGTATGCAAAATCTCTGGTAGATCTGGCCTCTGAAAAAGGGCAGCTGGAAGCGGTACATGCCGACATGCTGTTCATGCAGCAACTGTCTAAAACCAATCCAGACGTTGTTGCGTTGCTGAGAAGCCCTATTGTTAAGCCTGACAAGAAACAGCAGATCCTGGCTGCCATCTTTGAAGGCCGTACAAACGCTATTACCGCAGCTTTCGTGAAACTGCTGGTAGCAAAGGGAAGGGAAGGCAACCTGCCGGAAATTGCACAGGAGTTCAGTAGGCAGTATGATGTGTTAAAGAACATCAGCAAAGTGAAGATCACGACCGCAGTTCCACTGGATGCAGCTGTTCTGGAGATGATCAAAAATAAAGTACAGGCCGGCACAGACAAGCAGGTAAAGCTGGAAACAGCTGTAAATGCAGACCTGATCGGTGGTTTTGTACTGGAAACAGACAACAAGCTGTTTGATGCTTCCGTACTGCGCGATCTGAATGATATCAAAAAACAGTTTGCAGAGAACATTTACGTACCTGCAATCAAATAA
- a CDS encoding ABC transporter ATP-binding protein — MSMFLTVLLAVISPMRPYLIQLTVDKYIAGQLMQMLIIITVVQVLLLLLETVMRFYFSYLTNWLGQSVIKDLRVTVYKKIVHLNLGFFDKTAIGTLTTRTINDIEAINDVFSEGLISIIADMLMIIAILVVMFMEDWRLTLISLSPFPILIIATYIFKESVNKSFYRVRNAVSALNAFVQEHLTGVVIVQAFTGEKREYARFRQINKEHRAANIDAIFAYSVFFPVVEIILAISLGLMVWWGANKVLNYEVTQGVMIAFIMYLNMLFRPLRMLADKFNTLQMGMVASERVFRIMDSDDHIADTGTKDATGMKGAITFDHVYFAYKDAEYVLKDIDFAARPGETIAIVGHTGSGKTTIISILNRLYEIQKGRILIDGTDIKEYSLSALRSKIGVVLQDVFLFAGSVYENITLRNPAITKEQVEQASRLIGMHDFIMQLPGGYDYQVMERGSTLSLGQRQLISFVRALLYNPSILILDEATSSVDTESEMLIQQAIDKLISDRTSIIIAHRLSTISKANKIIVLDKGEIREMGTHEELLKLGGFYHKLHSMQFKQTGVM; from the coding sequence ATGTCGATGTTCCTGACGGTATTACTTGCCGTTATATCGCCTATGAGGCCATACCTGATACAGCTAACAGTAGACAAATATATCGCGGGTCAGCTTATGCAGATGCTGATCATTATTACTGTTGTCCAGGTGCTGTTGTTGCTGCTGGAAACAGTGATGCGCTTTTACTTTTCCTATCTCACCAACTGGCTCGGACAATCTGTGATAAAAGACCTTCGTGTCACAGTGTATAAAAAGATCGTTCATCTTAACCTGGGTTTCTTCGACAAAACAGCGATCGGTACCCTTACTACCCGGACCATCAATGATATTGAGGCTATCAATGATGTTTTCTCTGAGGGATTGATCTCAATTATAGCTGACATGCTGATGATCATAGCGATCCTCGTTGTGATGTTTATGGAAGACTGGCGGCTAACGCTGATCAGCCTTTCTCCTTTTCCCATACTAATCATTGCGACGTATATTTTCAAGGAAAGCGTGAACAAGTCCTTCTACCGTGTGAGGAATGCCGTATCGGCACTGAACGCGTTTGTGCAGGAGCATCTGACCGGCGTAGTGATCGTACAGGCATTTACCGGCGAAAAGCGCGAATACGCCCGTTTCCGTCAGATTAATAAAGAGCATCGCGCCGCTAACATAGATGCTATTTTTGCTTATTCTGTATTCTTCCCGGTTGTAGAAATTATCCTGGCTATATCGCTTGGGCTGATGGTATGGTGGGGCGCCAACAAGGTGCTGAATTATGAGGTGACCCAGGGAGTAATGATCGCTTTCATTATGTACCTGAACATGTTGTTCCGTCCCCTGCGCATGCTGGCTGATAAGTTCAACACATTGCAGATGGGGATGGTAGCGAGCGAGCGTGTGTTCAGGATCATGGACAGCGATGATCATATTGCCGATACGGGAACGAAGGATGCCACCGGTATGAAAGGCGCCATTACTTTTGATCATGTTTACTTTGCGTATAAAGACGCCGAATATGTGCTGAAGGATATTGACTTTGCTGCCCGTCCGGGCGAAACCATCGCTATTGTGGGGCACACCGGTTCGGGTAAAACAACGATCATCAGTATTCTGAACCGCCTGTATGAAATACAGAAGGGCCGGATCCTGATAGATGGTACTGATATTAAAGAATATTCATTGTCAGCCCTCCGCAGTAAGATAGGCGTAGTACTGCAGGATGTATTCCTCTTTGCTGGCTCTGTGTATGAGAATATAACGCTTCGTAATCCCGCTATTACAAAAGAACAGGTAGAACAGGCTTCCCGTTTGATAGGAATGCATGACTTCATCATGCAACTGCCCGGTGGTTATGATTACCAGGTGATGGAACGGGGAAGTACCCTGTCACTGGGGCAGCGCCAGCTCATCTCGTTTGTCCGTGCGCTGTTGTATAACCCCTCTATCCTGATCCTGGATGAGGCCACTTCTTCCGTAGATACCGAATCGGAAATGCTGATCCAGCAAGCAATAGACAAACTGATATCTGACCGTACCTCTATTATAATCGCACACAGATTATCCACCATCAGCAAAGCCAATAAGATTATCGTGCTGGATAAGGGCGAGATCAGGGAAATGGGAACCCATGAAGAATTGCTGAAACTGGGTGGATTTTATCATAAGTTACACAGTATGCAATTCAAGCAGACAGGGGTTATGTGA
- the atpA gene encoding F0F1 ATP synthase subunit alpha, whose translation MVEIKPDEISAILRQQLSNFNAAADLEEVGTVLQVGDGIARIYGLNNVGYGELVEFENGVKAIALNLEEDNVGVVLMGESGEIKEGFKVRRTGQIASIKVGEGMVGRVVNTLGAAIDGKGPITGELYEMPLERKAPGVLFREPVKEPLQTGIKAIDAMIPIGRGQRELVIGDRQTGKTAICIDTIINQKEFFDAGKPVYCIYVAVGQKASTIAGVMKTLQEAGAMAYTTIVAASASDPAPLQFYAPFAGAAIGEFFRDTGRPALIIYDDLSKQAVAYREVSLLLRRPPGREAYPGDVFYLHSRLLERAAKVISKDEIAKQMNDLPESIRHLVKGGGSLTALPIIETQAGDVSAYIPTNVISITDGQIFLESNLFNAGIRPAINVGISVSRVGGNAQIKSMKKVAGTLKLDQAQYREMEAFSKFGGDLDAATKVVLDKGARNVEILKQAQFAPYSVEKQVAMIYLGTNGLLREVPVKNVKAFEEAFLHEMEVRLPEVLGEFKKGNLPEDGLKRMVTLVNELKPRFA comes from the coding sequence ATGGTGGAGATAAAACCTGATGAAATTTCGGCGATATTACGCCAGCAACTAAGCAACTTCAATGCTGCTGCCGACCTGGAAGAGGTAGGTACTGTGTTGCAGGTAGGAGACGGTATCGCTCGTATATATGGATTGAACAACGTTGGTTATGGAGAACTGGTTGAGTTTGAAAATGGTGTAAAAGCCATCGCTTTGAACCTGGAAGAAGACAACGTAGGTGTGGTATTGATGGGTGAATCCGGAGAGATCAAAGAAGGTTTTAAAGTACGCCGTACCGGTCAGATCGCTTCCATCAAAGTTGGTGAAGGCATGGTTGGCCGCGTCGTAAATACACTGGGTGCTGCTATCGACGGTAAAGGCCCTATCACTGGTGAACTTTATGAAATGCCGCTGGAACGTAAAGCTCCGGGCGTTCTGTTCCGTGAACCGGTAAAAGAACCGCTGCAGACCGGTATCAAGGCTATCGATGCCATGATCCCTATCGGCCGTGGACAGCGTGAGCTGGTGATCGGTGACCGTCAGACCGGTAAGACCGCTATCTGTATCGACACCATCATCAACCAGAAAGAATTCTTCGATGCTGGTAAACCAGTTTATTGTATCTATGTAGCAGTAGGTCAGAAAGCCTCTACTATTGCAGGTGTAATGAAAACCCTGCAGGAAGCCGGCGCTATGGCTTACACTACCATCGTTGCAGCTTCTGCTTCCGATCCGGCTCCTCTGCAGTTCTACGCTCCGTTTGCCGGTGCTGCTATCGGTGAATTCTTCCGTGACACCGGTCGTCCTGCGCTGATCATCTATGATGATCTGTCCAAACAGGCCGTTGCTTACCGTGAAGTGTCCCTGCTGCTGCGTCGTCCTCCTGGCCGTGAGGCTTATCCTGGTGACGTATTCTACCTGCACTCCCGCTTACTGGAACGTGCTGCGAAAGTGATCAGCAAGGATGAAATCGCTAAACAGATGAACGACCTGCCAGAATCTATCAGGCACCTGGTAAAAGGTGGTGGTTCCCTGACAGCGCTGCCTATCATTGAAACACAGGCCGGTGACGTATCTGCATACATCCCAACCAATGTGATCTCCATTACTGATGGTCAGATCTTCCTGGAATCCAACCTGTTCAACGCCGGTATCCGACCTGCAATCAACGTGGGTATCTCTGTAAGCCGCGTAGGTGGTAACGCTCAGATCAAATCCATGAAGAAAGTAGCCGGTACCCTGAAACTGGACCAGGCGCAATACCGTGAAATGGAAGCGTTCTCCAAATTCGGTGGTGACCTGGATGCTGCTACCAAAGTAGTACTGGATAAAGGTGCGCGTAACGTGGAGATCCTGAAACAGGCCCAGTTCGCTCCATACTCCGTGGAAAAACAGGTCGCAATGATCTACCTGGGTACCAACGGTTTGCTGCGTGAAGTGCCTGTGAAGAATGTAAAAGCATTCGAAGAGGCTTTCCTGCACGAAATGGAAGTACGCCTGCCAGAAGTGCTGGGCGAATTCAAAAAGGGTAACCTGCCTGAAGACGGCCTGAAACGTATGGTGACACTGGTAAACGAACTGAAACCAAGATTCGCTTAA
- the atpB gene encoding F0F1 ATP synthase subunit A — MISYNLSKYRLVALIVALSISGFSTFANTSESHEEEKKGFDAKEVLLGHVKDAHDWHLFSLGETHVTLPLPVIIYSKEKGISAFSSAAFHHGHESHDGYRLVNKHYREEKGLEEAKYPDERIIAVDANDNPTGAEIYDLSITKNITSMILAAVLLIWLMTSVAKAYTTRGAKKAPKGMQSLLEPVIIFIRDEVVKPNIPGGNAERFAPFILTIFFFILINNLLGLLPGSANVTGNIAVTFALALISFVVTTFSANKHFWAHTLNPPVPGWVKPILVPVEIIGIFTKPVSLMIRLFANILAGHIIILSIISLVFIFGSLNKAAGYGFLPITVLFNIVMMMLELLVAFIQAFIFANLTAVFIGQGMEQPHHDHHDGHGHH; from the coding sequence GTGATTTCCTACAATCTGTCCAAATATAGACTGGTAGCCCTTATTGTTGCACTTAGCATAAGCGGTTTTAGTACGTTTGCGAATACTTCGGAATCTCATGAAGAGGAGAAGAAGGGTTTTGATGCCAAGGAAGTGCTTCTTGGTCACGTAAAGGACGCGCATGACTGGCATTTGTTCAGTCTGGGAGAAACACATGTTACTCTTCCCCTGCCTGTTATTATTTATAGCAAAGAGAAAGGAATTTCCGCCTTTTCATCTGCTGCTTTTCATCATGGCCATGAGTCTCACGATGGTTATCGCCTGGTAAACAAGCATTACCGTGAGGAAAAAGGCCTGGAAGAGGCTAAATATCCTGACGAAAGGATCATTGCGGTAGACGCCAATGACAATCCTACCGGAGCGGAGATCTATGATCTGTCTATCACCAAGAACATTACTTCCATGATCCTGGCGGCTGTTCTGCTGATCTGGCTGATGACCAGTGTAGCGAAAGCCTATACCACCAGAGGCGCCAAGAAAGCGCCAAAAGGTATGCAGAGCCTCCTGGAACCGGTGATCATCTTCATCCGTGATGAAGTAGTTAAGCCGAACATTCCGGGTGGAAATGCAGAGCGTTTTGCTCCGTTCATTCTGACTATTTTCTTTTTTATATTGATAAACAACCTGTTAGGCTTACTGCCAGGTTCTGCTAACGTGACCGGTAACATTGCGGTTACTTTTGCCCTGGCCCTGATCAGTTTCGTAGTAACCACGTTCAGCGCAAATAAGCATTTCTGGGCGCATACACTGAACCCACCGGTTCCGGGATGGGTAAAGCCTATCTTAGTACCTGTTGAGATCATTGGTATCTTCACTAAGCCGGTGTCTCTGATGATACGACTGTTCGCCAATATCCTGGCTGGTCACATCATTATCCTGAGCATTATTTCCCTGGTATTTATCTTCGGTTCCCTGAACAAAGCGGCAGGATATGGTTTCTTACCGATCACTGTGCTGTTCAACATCGTGATGATGATGCTGGAACTGCTGGTAGCATTTATTCAGGCGTTCATTTTTGCGAACCTGACGGCGGTGTTCATTGGACAGGGCATGGAGCAGCCACATCATGATCATCATGATGGCCACGGGCATCATTAA
- the atpF gene encoding F0F1 ATP synthase subunit B produces the protein MDLLQPALGLFFISLLIFIIVFLILKKFAWKPILSTLKERETSISDAIASAERVKEEMAQMKAEHEHVLAEAKAERSKILKEAKDAKDQILSEAKAQAQLEAKKIISEAYTAIDNQKMAALTDVKNQVGKLVIEVAEKVLRKELSDKTAQEGYIKELAGEIKLN, from the coding sequence ATGGATCTGTTGCAGCCCGCGTTAGGCTTGTTTTTCATTTCATTACTCATATTCATTATTGTATTCCTCATCCTGAAGAAATTTGCGTGGAAACCAATTCTGTCCACGTTGAAAGAAAGGGAAACCTCTATTTCTGATGCTATTGCATCTGCGGAAAGAGTGAAGGAAGAAATGGCGCAGATGAAAGCTGAACATGAGCACGTACTGGCAGAAGCAAAAGCTGAGAGAAGTAAGATTCTGAAGGAAGCAAAAGATGCTAAAGATCAGATCCTCAGCGAGGCGAAAGCACAGGCGCAGCTGGAAGCTAAGAAGATCATCAGCGAAGCTTATACGGCTATCGACAACCAGAAAATGGCTGCTCTGACAGACGTTAAGAACCAAGTAGGTAAACTGGTGATAGAAGTAGCAGAGAAGGTGTTACGTAAAGAACTGTCTGACAAGACAGCTCAGGAAGGTTACATCAAAGAACTGGCTGGAGAAATCAAATTAAACTAA